From Candidatus Xianfuyuplasma coldseepsis:
GGTTAGATAATGTAGAATCTTGTCCCGCAATGTATCTTGAGATAAGAGCTTTGTTTCAAGACTATAGGTGTATGCTTTCTGACTAATCAAGGTCAAGAGGTTCTTGCGGAATATAGCATCATCGTGTAGGTACTGATCAACCAGTTCGTAGGGAATAGTGGCTATGGTAGCTGGTGTAACCGTTACAAGGTTTCCAGGATACATATGATCCTTTGTACCATACAAGAGTACATCACCTACCATCATTCCTTCATGTAGGGTCTGAAGGTGAATCGATGTCCCGCTGGCATTGTACGATGTGATCCCAATCGTACCTTCTAACACAATCGCAATATATGTACAAGTAGTACCTTCTAATTCGATCGTATATTTGGTTGGATACTGTTTGATTTGAATCGGTGATGTATCGATTGAGGTGTTATGAAATAATTCGGTTTGATGGAGTAACATGAGAATTCCTCATTTCGTAACATTTGTTACAATCATTGTAGCATGAATGGATCCAAAAGAAAATGTCCGAAAAAAAGTTTAAAATTTTTTTACACAAAATATCGCGCTATTTAGGGGTTGTTTTACCCCTTATATTATATAGAAAAAAAATTTCCAAAAAAATTTGATAAAGTCCTTGCATTAGCGATTTGTTTTTGCTATTATGTTCAAGACTCGCGCCCGAGTCAGGCTACGAAGTGGGAGGTTGCTGACACACCCGAAGACGTTGTCTTGGGAGTCAGGTAATTCACACCGAGCAAGTCTATATAGCAATATAGGCGAAAGGAGGAAATTTAATGGCAAATCAAAAAATCCGTATCCGATTGAAATCTTATGATCATAGATTATTAGACCAATCGGCGCAAAAAATTGTGAACACCGCGAAAAAAACAGGAGCGAAAATCAGTGGTCCTGTCCCGCTACCCACAGAAAAAGAAATTTTCACAATTTTGCGTTCTGTTCACGTTAACAAAAAATCTCGTGAGCAATTTGAGCGTCGTACGCACAAACGGTTGATCGACATCATGGATCCAACCCCAGCGACAATCGACAGCTTAATGCACTTGGATTTACCATCTGG
This genomic window contains:
- the rpsJ gene encoding 30S ribosomal protein S10 — encoded protein: MANQKIRIRLKSYDHRLLDQSAQKIVNTAKKTGAKISGPVPLPTEKEIFTILRSVHVNKKSREQFERRTHKRLIDIMDPTPATIDSLMHLDLPSGVDIVLK
- a CDS encoding Crp/Fnr family transcriptional regulator, translating into MLLHQTELFHNTSIDTSPIQIKQYPTKYTIELEGTTCTYIAIVLEGTIGITSYNASGTSIHLQTLHEGMMVGDVLLYGTKDHMYPGNLVTVTPATIATIPYELVDQYLHDDAIFRKNLLTLISQKAYTYSLETKLLSQDTLRDKILHYLTLEQQRQGTNKIQLPMTKEELAKKMHVKRPSLSRELSQMKREGLIDYNRWTITIIE